A single Pan troglodytes isolate AG18354 chromosome X, NHGRI_mPanTro3-v2.0_pri, whole genome shotgun sequence DNA region contains:
- the LOC458868 gene encoding LOW QUALITY PROTEIN: X-ray repair cross-complementing protein 6-like (The sequence of the model RefSeq protein was modified relative to this genomic sequence to represent the inferred CDS: substituted 1 base at 1 genomic stop codon), with amino-acid sequence MSIQCIQSVYISKIISSDRDLLAVVFYGTEKDKNSVNFKNIYVLXELDNPGAKRILELDQFKGQQGQKRFQDLMGHGSDYSLSEVLWVRANLFSDVQFKMNHKKITLFTNEDNPHGNESAKASQARTKAGDLRDTGIFLDLMHLKKPGGFDISLFYRDIISIAEDEDLRVHFEESSKLEDLLQKVHAKETRKRALSRLKLKLNKDIVISVGIYNLVQKALKPPPIKLYREINEPVKTKTRTFNTSTDDLLLPSDTKWSQIYGSRQIILEKEETEELKWFDDPGLMLMGFKPLVLLKKRHYLRPSLFVYPEESLVIGSSTLFSALLIKCLEKEVAALCRYTPRRNIPPYFVALVTQEEVLDDQKIQVTPPGFQLVFLPFADDKRKMPFTEKVTATPEQVDKMKAIIEKLRFTYRSDSFENPVLQQHFRNLEALALDLMEPEQAVDLTLPKVEAINRRLGSLVDEFKEFVYPPDYNPEGKVTKRKHDNEGSGSKRPKVEYSEEELKTHISKGTLGKFTVPMLKEACRAYGLKSGLKKQELLEALTKHFQD; translated from the coding sequence ATGAGCATCCAGTGTATTCAAAGTGTGTACATCAGTAAGATCATAAGCAGTGATCGAGATCTCTTGGCTGTGGTGTTCTATGGTACCGAGAAAGACAAAAAttcagtgaattttaaaaatatttacgtCTTATAGGAGCTGGATAATCCAGGTGCAAAACGAATTCTAGAGCTTGACCAGTTTAAGGGGCAGCAGGGACAAAAACGTTTCCAAGACCTGATGGGCCATGGATCTGACTACTCACTCAGTGAAGTGCTGTGGGTCCGTGCCAATCTCTTTAGTGATGTCCAATTCAAGATGAATCATAAGAAGATCACGCTCTTCACCAATGAAGACAACCCCCATGGCAATGAGAGTgccaaagccagccaggccaggACCAAAGCCGGTGATCTCCGAGATACAGGCATCTTCCTTGACTTGATGCATCTGAAGAAACCTGGAGGCTTTGACATATCCTTGTTCTACAGAGATATCATCAGCATAGCAGAGGATGAGGACCTCAGGGTTCACTTTGAGGAATCCAGCAAGCTAGAAGACCTGTTGCAGAAGGTTCACGCCAAAGAGACCAGGAAGCGAGCACTCAGCAGGTTAAAGCTGAAGCTCAACAAAGATATAGTGATCTCTGTGGGCATTTATAATCTGGTCCAGAAGGCTCTCAAGCCTCCTCCAATAAAGCTCTATCGGGAAATAAATGAACCAGTGAAAACCAAGACCCGGACCTTTAATACAAGTACAGACGATTTGCTTCTGCCTAGCGATACCAAGTGGTCTCAGATCTATGGGAGTCGTCAGATTATACTGgagaaagaggaaacagaagaGCTAAAATGGTTTGATGATCCAGGTTTGATGCTCATGGGTTTCAAGCCATTGGTACTGCTGAAGAAACGCCATTACCTGAGGCCCTCCCTGTTTGTGTACCCAGAGGAGTCGCTGGTGATTGGGAGCTCAACCCTGTTCAGTGCTCTGCTCATCAAGTGTctggagaaggaggttgcagcaTTGTGCAGATACACACCCCGCAGGAACATCCCCCCTTATTTTGTGGCTTTGGTGACACAGGAAGAAGTGTTGGATGACCAGAAAATTCAGGTGACTCCTCCGGGCTTCCAGCTGGTCTTTTTACCCTTTGCTGATGATAAAAGGAAGATGCCCTTTACTGAAAAAGTCACGGCAACTCCAGAGCAGGTGGACAAGATGAAGGCTATCATTGAGAAGCTTCGCTTCACGTACAGAAGTGACAGCTTTGAGAACCCCGTGCTGCAGCAGCACTTCAGGAACCTGGAGGCCTTGGCCTTGGATTTGATGGAGCCAGAACAAGCAGTGGACCTGACATTGCCCAAGGTTGAAGCAATAAATAGAAGACTGGGCTCCTTGGTGGATGAGTTTAAGGAGTTTGTTTACCCACCAGATTACAATCCTGAAGGGAAAGTTACCAAGAGAAAACATGATAATGAAGGTTCTGGAAGCAAAAGGCCCAAGGTGGAGTATTCAGAAGAGGAGCTGAAGACCCACATTAGCAAGGGCACGCTGGGCAAGTTCACTGTGCCCATGCTGAAAGAGGCCTGCCGGGCTTACGGGCTGAAGAGTGGCCTGAAGAAGCAGGAGCTGCTGGAAGCCCTCACCAAGCACTTCCAGGATTGA